The Mytilus galloprovincialis chromosome 4, xbMytGall1.hap1.1, whole genome shotgun sequence genome contains a region encoding:
- the LOC143073349 gene encoding uncharacterized protein LOC143073349 gives MQLSIALGLLLVAVCTNASYLKCWGKGCGGYGGGYGIGYGGGWGGGYGGLGGWGGGWGRGGGYGLGGGYGGWGLRGGYGGWGKGGGWGIGGGYGGWGIGGGYGGWGKGGGWGIGGGYGGWGVGGGYGGIGGGYGGYGGVVLKGKGSYY, from the coding sequence ATGCAGCTCTCCATTGCTCTAGGTTTACTATTGGTAGCTGTCTGCACCAATGCCTCATACCTCAAATGTTGGGGTAAAGGCTGTGGTGGATACGGTGGCGGATATGGTATTGGATATGGAGGTGGATGGGGAGGTGGATATGGAGGCCTTGGTGGCTGGGGAGGAGGATGGGGCAGAGGAGGAGGATATGGCCTAGGAGGTGGATACGGAGGATGGGGTCTAAGAGGTGGATATGGAGGATGGGGCAAAGGAGGTGGATGGGGTATTGGAGGTGGATATGGAGGATGGGGTATCGGAGGTGGATATGGAGGATGGGGCAAAGGAGGTGGATGGGGTATCGGAGGTGGATATGGAGGATGGGGTGTAGGAGGTGGATACGGAGGTATCGGAGGTGGATATGGTGGATACGGAGGTGTTGTACTAAAAGGAAAAGGATCATACTATTAA